From a region of the Georgenia yuyongxinii genome:
- the glyA gene encoding serine hydroxymethyltransferase codes for MSQTTPGSATSVANQSLAELDPEIAAVLDGELARQRETLEMIASENFVPRAILQAQGSVLTNKYAEGYPGKRYYGGCEQVDIAENLAIDRAKSLFGAAYANVQPHSGAQANAAVLHALANPGETILGLSLAHGGHLTHGMKINFSGKLYHVASYGVDEQSHRIEMETVRAKALEARPKVIIAGWSAYPRQLDFAAFRQIADEVGAYLWTDMAHFAGLVAADLHPSPVPYSDVVSSTVHKTIGGPRSGFLLARDEEAFGKKLNSAVFPGQQGGPLMHVIAAKAVAFKIAAGEEFKDRQRRTVEGASIIAERLAEQDVRDAGVAMVSGGTDVHLVLVDLRSSALDGQQAEDLLHAAGITVNRNAVPFDPRPPRVTSGLRIGTPALATRGFGAAEFTEVADIIATTLVGGAGTDVDAARARVKALTDAFPLYPGLQQ; via the coding sequence ATGAGCCAGACCACCCCAGGCAGCGCCACGTCCGTGGCCAACCAGTCGCTCGCCGAGCTCGACCCCGAGATCGCGGCGGTGCTCGACGGCGAGCTCGCCCGCCAGCGCGAGACCCTCGAGATGATCGCGAGCGAGAACTTCGTGCCGCGCGCCATCCTGCAGGCGCAGGGGTCGGTGCTGACCAACAAGTACGCCGAGGGCTACCCCGGCAAGCGGTACTACGGCGGCTGCGAGCAGGTCGACATTGCCGAGAACCTCGCCATCGACCGGGCCAAGTCGCTGTTCGGCGCCGCGTACGCCAACGTCCAGCCGCACTCCGGCGCCCAGGCCAACGCCGCCGTCCTGCACGCGCTGGCCAACCCCGGCGAGACCATCCTGGGCCTCTCGCTCGCCCACGGCGGGCACCTCACGCACGGCATGAAGATCAACTTCTCCGGCAAGCTCTACCACGTCGCCTCCTACGGCGTGGACGAGCAGAGCCACCGCATCGAGATGGAGACCGTGCGCGCCAAGGCCCTCGAGGCCCGCCCGAAGGTCATCATCGCCGGCTGGTCCGCCTACCCGCGCCAGCTCGACTTCGCCGCGTTCCGGCAGATCGCCGACGAGGTCGGTGCCTACCTGTGGACCGACATGGCGCACTTCGCGGGCCTGGTCGCCGCGGACCTGCACCCGTCCCCGGTGCCGTACTCCGACGTCGTCTCCTCTACCGTCCACAAGACCATCGGCGGCCCCCGCTCCGGCTTCCTGCTGGCCCGCGACGAGGAGGCCTTCGGCAAGAAGCTCAACTCCGCCGTCTTCCCCGGCCAGCAGGGCGGCCCGCTCATGCACGTCATCGCCGCCAAGGCGGTCGCGTTCAAGATCGCCGCCGGCGAGGAGTTCAAGGACCGCCAGCGCCGCACGGTCGAGGGCGCCTCGATCATCGCCGAGCGCCTCGCCGAGCAGGACGTACGCGACGCCGGCGTCGCCATGGTCAGCGGCGGCACCGACGTCCACCTCGTCCTGGTCGACCTGCGCAGCTCCGCCCTCGACGGCCAGCAGGCCGAGGACCTCCTCCACGCGGCCGGCATCACCGTCAACCGCAACGCCGTCCCGTTCGACCCGCGCCCCCCGCGCGTGACCTCCGGCCTGCGCATCGGCACGCCGGCGCTGGCCACCCGCGGGTTCGGCGCCGCCGAGTTCACCGAGGTCGCCGACATCATCGCCACCACGCTCGTGGGCGGCGCCGGCACCGACGTGGACGCCGCCCGGGCGCGCGTGAAGGCGCTGACCGACGCCTTCCCGCTCTACCCCGGCCTGCAGCAGTGA
- a CDS encoding GNAT family N-acetyltransferase has protein sequence MDDVRIDLLTEDEAGELLTVRRAAFVTEAQLYGDPNLPALTQSLTELIADIKRADVVTLGAWAGHRLVGSIRVELEAEKANLGRLAVVPDLQNQGIGTQLLMAVLQYLPEQTKEVWVFTGQDSKQNLAMYAKQGYAHQYDQHTGDLTYAYLRRILGEIEPDAEAELPDVDVAP, from the coding sequence ATGGACGACGTCAGGATCGACCTCCTCACCGAAGATGAGGCAGGCGAGCTGCTCACCGTGCGACGCGCGGCATTTGTGACCGAGGCGCAGCTGTACGGGGACCCGAACCTGCCCGCGCTGACCCAGTCGCTCACCGAGCTGATCGCGGACATCAAGCGGGCCGACGTCGTCACGCTCGGTGCGTGGGCGGGGCACCGGCTCGTCGGGTCGATCCGGGTGGAGCTGGAGGCCGAGAAGGCCAACCTGGGCCGGCTCGCCGTCGTGCCGGACCTGCAGAACCAGGGAATCGGCACGCAGCTGCTCATGGCGGTGCTGCAGTACCTGCCCGAGCAGACCAAGGAGGTCTGGGTCTTCACCGGCCAGGACTCCAAGCAGAACCTCGCGATGTACGCCAAGCAGGGCTACGCGCACCAGTACGACCAGCACACCGGGGACCTCACCTACGCCTACCTGCGCCGGATCCTGGGCGAGATCGAGCCGGACGCCGAGGCTGAGCTGCCGGACGTCGACGTCGCGCCCTGA
- a CDS encoding mandelate racemase/muconate lactonizing enzyme family protein, translating into MKITRVETIPFAIPYTHPLRFASGEQHVAEHVLVRVHAEDGVVGTAEAPPRPYTYGETQDSVRAVVEKVFAPQVVGLDLLDREKVHARLNRTVANPAAKAAVDMALWDAIGQTLGQPVTKLLGGYTDRMRVSHMVGFDEPQKAVDVVAEFMQRYGITTYKVKVGRRPYRLDVAVVRALREHFGDAIELYVDGNRGWTASEAARALREMDDLDLTLAEELNPADDVLGRRWLVERTAIPFVADESVPGPAEVVRELLGGSATAISIKTARTGFTYSQRVHFLCESLGVENVMGNQIDGQVGTLCSVTFGAAYRGTSARAGELSNFLDMADDLLAEPLQIVDGELHVRDVPGTGVLIDEEKLTRYRTDR; encoded by the coding sequence ATGAAGATCACCCGGGTGGAGACCATCCCCTTCGCCATCCCGTACACCCACCCCTTGCGCTTCGCCTCGGGCGAGCAGCACGTGGCCGAGCACGTGCTCGTCCGGGTGCACGCCGAGGACGGCGTCGTCGGCACCGCGGAGGCGCCGCCCCGGCCCTACACCTACGGCGAGACTCAGGACTCCGTGCGGGCGGTGGTGGAGAAGGTCTTCGCCCCGCAGGTCGTCGGTCTCGACCTGCTCGACCGGGAGAAGGTGCACGCGCGGCTGAACCGCACCGTCGCCAACCCGGCCGCGAAGGCCGCCGTCGACATGGCACTGTGGGACGCCATCGGCCAGACCCTGGGCCAGCCCGTCACCAAGCTCCTCGGCGGTTACACCGACCGCATGCGGGTCAGCCACATGGTCGGGTTCGACGAGCCGCAGAAGGCGGTCGACGTCGTCGCCGAGTTCATGCAGCGGTACGGGATCACCACCTACAAGGTCAAGGTGGGGCGCCGGCCCTACCGCCTCGACGTCGCCGTCGTGCGGGCGCTGCGTGAGCACTTCGGGGACGCCATCGAGCTCTATGTCGACGGCAACCGGGGCTGGACGGCCAGCGAGGCCGCCCGCGCGCTGCGCGAGATGGACGACCTCGACCTCACGCTCGCGGAGGAGCTCAACCCGGCCGACGACGTCCTGGGCCGGCGCTGGCTCGTCGAGCGCACCGCCATCCCGTTCGTGGCCGACGAGTCGGTGCCGGGCCCGGCCGAGGTCGTGCGGGAGCTGCTCGGCGGGTCGGCGACCGCCATCTCGATCAAGACGGCCCGTACCGGCTTCACCTACTCCCAGCGCGTGCACTTCCTGTGCGAGTCGCTCGGGGTGGAGAACGTCATGGGCAACCAGATCGACGGCCAGGTCGGCACACTCTGCTCGGTGACCTTCGGCGCCGCGTACCGGGGCACGTCCGCCCGGGCCGGGGAGCTGTCGAACTTCCTGGACATGGCCGACGACCTTCTTGCCGAGCCCCTGCAGATCGTCGACGGCGAGCTGCACGTCCGCGATGTGCCGGGCACCGGCGTGCTGATCGACGAGGAGAAGCTGACCAGGTACCGCACGGACCGCTGA
- the catC gene encoding muconolactone Delta-isomerase → MLYLVHMDVHIPDTVPAEQAAEIKAREKAYSQELQRAGVWAHLWRVVGEYANYSVFDVESNDQLHEVLSNLPLFPYMTMTVTPLAQHPSAVVVAP, encoded by the coding sequence ATGCTCTACCTCGTCCATATGGACGTGCACATCCCCGACACCGTGCCCGCCGAGCAAGCCGCGGAGATCAAGGCCCGGGAGAAGGCTTACTCCCAGGAGCTGCAACGGGCGGGCGTCTGGGCGCACCTGTGGCGGGTGGTCGGGGAGTATGCCAACTACTCGGTGTTCGACGTCGAGAGCAACGACCAGCTGCACGAGGTCCTGTCGAACCTGCCGCTCTTCCCGTACATGACGATGACGGTCACGCCCCTGGCCCAGCACCCGTCCGCGGTGGTGGTGGCGCCGTAG
- a CDS encoding DUF4190 domain-containing protein has product MSSAAPPPDQPDQDRPEGTTDDPPRYPASDPYAVKPGEESSSGQAGQPQYGEYGQPGATPPQYGQPADQGQYGQGQYGQQSPQGQYGQGQYGQPDQGQPGQGQYGQQYGGQQPAQQHGQQGAYGQPQYGQGQYGQGQYGQQGYGGYGTPPGTSGQPRNGMGLAALIVGIVSLLAAWIPFVGLLGVVGGIVAVILGIIALGKVNRREATNRTQSIVGIVVGAVAILLGIAATVFGSVIISRVAPEVFGPEFQACVRENPNDPTALERCLDDANF; this is encoded by the coding sequence ATGAGCAGCGCCGCACCTCCCCCTGACCAGCCCGACCAGGATCGCCCCGAGGGCACCACGGACGACCCGCCGCGCTACCCCGCGTCCGACCCCTACGCCGTCAAGCCCGGGGAGGAGTCGTCGTCCGGCCAGGCCGGGCAGCCACAGTACGGCGAGTATGGCCAGCCGGGCGCCACGCCGCCGCAGTACGGCCAGCCGGCGGACCAGGGTCAGTACGGGCAAGGCCAGTACGGGCAGCAGTCTCCCCAGGGCCAGTACGGGCAGGGCCAGTACGGCCAGCCAGACCAAGGCCAGCCCGGCCAAGGTCAGTACGGACAGCAGTACGGCGGCCAGCAGCCGGCCCAGCAGCACGGACAGCAGGGGGCCTACGGCCAGCCGCAGTACGGCCAGGGCCAGTACGGCCAGGGCCAGTACGGCCAACAAGGCTACGGCGGCTACGGCACACCGCCCGGCACGTCCGGCCAGCCCCGCAACGGCATGGGCCTGGCGGCCCTCATCGTGGGCATCGTGTCGCTGCTGGCGGCGTGGATCCCGTTCGTCGGGCTACTCGGCGTCGTCGGCGGGATCGTCGCCGTCATCCTGGGCATCATCGCCCTGGGCAAGGTGAACCGGCGCGAGGCGACCAACCGGACCCAGTCGATCGTCGGCATCGTGGTCGGCGCGGTCGCGATCCTGCTCGGGATCGCTGCCACCGTGTTCGGTTCGGTGATCATCTCCCGCGTGGCCCCGGAGGTGTTCGGCCCCGAGTTCCAGGCGTGCGTGCGGGAGAACCCGAACGACCCCACCGCGCTCGAGCGGTGCCTGGACGACGCGAACTTCTGA
- a CDS encoding type II secretion system F family protein — translation MLAGSLGTFAWLLLAGPGGSRRRTVTNLHRGLAVEAPAAPAGRRGRVGHAVRRLTPSASLRALDRLHARAGRPAAWPLDRLVAAKLALAAASAVVTLLLVAAAPGPVPVLLGAVTTIVLYFLPELLLLSRGMERRERIQAELADTLDQMTIAVEAGLGFDSAMARAGQNGTGALADELLRTLQDIQLGQARRQAYEALATRADVPDLRRFVRAVVQADAFGIAIGDVLRTQAGEMRLKRRQRAEEKAMQIPVKVIFPLMLCILPVLFIVLLGPAVMDIMQAFG, via the coding sequence ATGCTCGCCGGCTCGCTGGGCACCTTCGCGTGGCTGCTGCTGGCCGGCCCCGGCGGGTCCCGGCGACGCACCGTGACCAACCTGCACCGCGGCCTCGCGGTCGAGGCGCCGGCTGCCCCGGCCGGCCGGCGCGGCCGCGTGGGCCACGCCGTCCGCCGCCTGACGCCGTCGGCCTCGCTCCGCGCCCTCGACCGGCTGCACGCCCGCGCGGGGCGGCCGGCGGCCTGGCCGCTCGACCGCCTCGTGGCGGCGAAGCTCGCACTGGCCGCCGCATCCGCGGTGGTGACCCTCCTCCTCGTCGCTGCGGCGCCGGGGCCGGTGCCCGTGCTGCTCGGGGCGGTGACCACGATCGTGCTGTACTTCCTGCCCGAGCTGCTCCTGCTCAGCCGCGGCATGGAGCGGCGTGAGCGGATCCAGGCCGAGCTGGCGGACACCCTGGACCAGATGACCATCGCCGTCGAGGCGGGTCTCGGCTTCGACTCGGCGATGGCGCGCGCCGGGCAGAACGGCACCGGCGCGCTGGCCGACGAGCTGCTGCGGACCCTGCAGGACATCCAGCTGGGCCAGGCCAGGCGGCAGGCCTACGAGGCCCTCGCCACCCGCGCCGACGTCCCCGACCTGCGCCGCTTCGTTCGCGCCGTCGTCCAGGCCGACGCGTTCGGCATCGCCATCGGCGACGTGCTGCGCACCCAGGCGGGCGAGATGCGGCTCAAGCGGCGGCAGCGCGCCGAGGAGAAGGCGATGCAGATCCCGGTCAAGGTGATCTTCCCGCTGATGCTGTGCATCCTCCCGGTGCTGTTCATCGTGCTGCTGGGTCCAGCGGTGATGGACATCATGCAGGCGTTCGGCTGA
- a CDS encoding LysR family transcriptional regulator yields MELRHLRYFVAVAQHRHFGRAADHLNISQPPLSQQIRQLERELGAELFARTTRRVELTEAGRVFYPDAVAILAEVDAARARVQALAEGWSGLLRIGFAGSASYRQLPQVARLVQHYLPHVELQMSSEMLTPEQEQALAESRLDLGILRPPVRVPGIATRTLASEPLILAAPAGHPLSAREEISVADLAGEALLTYPGARSVVAARVAETLREAGTTIGRSRDVAQTSSMIALVAAGMGVALVPDSVRALTMEGVTYLPVTDAGTVDLALAWREDETSPLIVRFRDLLLTHLATNKHEKAA; encoded by the coding sequence ATGGAGCTACGGCACCTGCGGTACTTCGTCGCCGTCGCGCAGCACCGGCACTTCGGCCGGGCCGCGGACCATCTCAACATCTCGCAGCCGCCGCTGTCCCAGCAGATTCGCCAGCTCGAGCGCGAGCTCGGCGCCGAGCTGTTCGCGCGGACCACCCGCCGCGTCGAGCTCACCGAGGCCGGACGCGTCTTCTACCCGGACGCGGTAGCCATCCTCGCCGAGGTCGACGCCGCCCGGGCCCGCGTCCAGGCGTTGGCGGAGGGCTGGTCAGGCCTGCTCCGGATCGGCTTCGCGGGCTCCGCCTCCTACCGGCAGCTGCCCCAGGTGGCGCGCCTCGTGCAGCACTACCTGCCGCACGTCGAGCTGCAGATGAGCTCCGAGATGCTCACGCCCGAGCAGGAGCAGGCCTTGGCGGAGTCCCGGCTCGACCTCGGCATCCTGCGGCCACCGGTCCGGGTCCCGGGCATCGCCACCCGCACGCTCGCCAGCGAGCCGCTCATCCTGGCGGCTCCCGCCGGCCACCCCCTGAGCGCCCGCGAGGAGATCAGCGTCGCGGACCTCGCCGGCGAGGCGCTGCTGACCTACCCCGGCGCACGCTCCGTCGTCGCCGCGCGAGTGGCAGAGACCCTGCGCGAGGCCGGCACCACCATCGGGCGCAGCCGCGACGTCGCGCAGACCTCCAGCATGATCGCGCTGGTAGCCGCCGGCATGGGCGTCGCCCTCGTGCCGGACTCCGTCCGGGCGCTCACCATGGAGGGCGTCACGTACCTCCCGGTCACCGACGCCGGCACCGTCGACCTCGCGCTGGCCTGGCGCGAGGACGAGACCTCCCCGCTGATCGTCCGGTTCCGCGACCTGCTCCTCACCCACCTGGCAACGAACAAGCACGAGAAAGCGGCCTGA
- the purU gene encoding formyltetrahydrofolate deformylase: MSAAHLVLALSCPDRPGIVHAVSGVLAEHGGNITESQQFGDPSTGLFFMRVQVETQAPRAEVEEAMAALAHKFDMTFRLDDVGRPQRTLIMASKEGHCLSDLLFRQRSQRLPIDPVAVVANHPDLEPIAAFYGVPFHHVPVTRETKDEAEAELLRMVRDLDVELVVLARYMQILSDRLCTELAGNVINIHHSFLPSFKGARPYAQAHNRGVKLIGATAHYVTADLDEGPIIEQDVERVTHTDDVAEMVARGQDVERRVLARAVRWHAEHRVLVDGRRTVVFS, translated from the coding sequence GTGAGCGCCGCACATCTCGTCCTTGCCCTCTCGTGCCCCGACCGCCCGGGCATCGTCCACGCCGTGTCCGGGGTCCTCGCCGAGCACGGCGGGAACATCACCGAGTCCCAGCAGTTCGGCGACCCCTCCACCGGCCTGTTCTTCATGCGCGTGCAGGTCGAGACCCAGGCGCCGCGCGCCGAGGTGGAGGAGGCGATGGCCGCGCTCGCGCACAAGTTCGACATGACGTTCCGCCTCGACGACGTCGGCCGCCCGCAGCGCACGCTCATCATGGCGTCGAAAGAGGGGCACTGCCTGTCCGACCTGCTGTTCCGCCAGCGGTCCCAGCGCCTGCCGATCGACCCGGTCGCCGTCGTCGCCAACCACCCGGACCTGGAGCCCATCGCCGCCTTCTACGGCGTCCCGTTCCACCACGTCCCGGTGACCCGCGAGACGAAGGACGAGGCGGAGGCCGAGCTGCTGCGGATGGTGCGCGACCTCGACGTCGAGCTGGTGGTGCTCGCCCGCTACATGCAGATCCTCTCCGACCGCCTCTGCACCGAGCTCGCCGGCAACGTCATCAACATCCACCACTCCTTCCTGCCCAGCTTCAAGGGCGCCCGCCCCTACGCCCAGGCGCACAACCGCGGCGTCAAGCTCATCGGGGCGACGGCGCACTACGTCACCGCCGACCTCGACGAGGGCCCGATCATCGAGCAGGACGTCGAGCGCGTCACCCACACCGACGACGTCGCCGAGATGGTCGCCCGCGGGCAGGACGTCGAGCGGCGTGTCCTGGCCCGAGCGGTCCGCTGGCACGCCGAGCACCGGGTGTTGGTGGACGGGCGGCGCACCGTCGTCTTTTCCTGA
- a CDS encoding bifunctional methylenetetrahydrofolate dehydrogenase/methenyltetrahydrofolate cyclohydrolase — MTARVLDGRATAATIKAELAQRVAGLAARGITPGLGTVLVGDDPGSRAYVAGKHRDCAEVGIASLREDLPASASQADVEAAVARLNADPACTGYIVQLPLPRGIDTNAILEMVDPAKDADGLHPTNLGRLVLRVKEEVTSPLPCTPRAVLELVARHGLDLAGTEVCVVGRGTTVGRSIGLLLTRKDVNATVTLTHTGTADLAKHVREADVVVAAAGQPGIITADMVKAGAIVLDVGVSRQVDPATGKAKLRGDVADGVAEVAGWLSPNPGGVGPMTRAMLLANVVDTAERLAAR; from the coding sequence GTGACCGCACGGGTCCTCGACGGGCGGGCCACCGCCGCCACCATCAAGGCCGAGCTCGCTCAGCGGGTCGCCGGGCTCGCCGCCCGGGGCATCACCCCGGGCCTGGGCACGGTGCTGGTCGGCGACGATCCGGGCAGCCGGGCCTACGTGGCTGGCAAGCACCGCGACTGCGCCGAGGTGGGCATCGCCTCCCTCCGCGAGGACCTGCCCGCCTCCGCCTCGCAGGCCGACGTCGAGGCCGCCGTCGCGCGCCTCAACGCCGATCCCGCGTGCACCGGGTACATCGTGCAGCTGCCGCTGCCGCGCGGGATCGACACCAACGCGATCCTGGAGATGGTCGACCCGGCCAAGGACGCCGACGGCCTGCACCCGACCAACCTCGGCCGGCTGGTGCTGCGCGTGAAGGAGGAGGTCACCTCCCCGCTGCCGTGCACGCCGCGTGCGGTGCTCGAGCTGGTGGCCCGGCACGGGCTGGACCTGGCCGGCACGGAGGTGTGCGTCGTCGGGCGCGGCACCACCGTGGGCCGCAGCATCGGCCTGCTGCTCACCCGCAAGGACGTCAACGCCACCGTCACCCTGACCCACACCGGCACGGCGGACCTCGCCAAGCACGTGCGCGAGGCCGACGTCGTCGTCGCGGCAGCCGGGCAGCCCGGCATCATCACCGCGGACATGGTCAAGGCCGGCGCGATCGTGCTCGACGTCGGCGTCTCCCGGCAGGTCGACCCCGCCACCGGCAAGGCCAAGCTGCGCGGGGACGTGGCCGACGGCGTCGCCGAGGTCGCGGGGTGGCTCTCGCCCAACCCGGGCGGGGTGGGCCCGATGACCCGGGCGATGCTGCTGGCGAACGTGGTCGACACCGCGGAGCGGCTGGCCGCCCGCTGA
- a CDS encoding alpha/beta fold hydrolase — protein MTEQSPGRPTSAAQAARLRAMRTAFGALDKAAPDLAARWALRIWCTLPTNRGRRRDERPRDGSRSTVALSDGRTVAVETWGEGDPVYLAHGWGGWRGQLGAFVAPLVDAGRRVVGFDAPSHGDSSPGRLGPHRSTAVEVAEALVAVAGVHGEPSAVVAHSLGCTTTALAAADGLPVDRIALIAPSRDLMAMTDTLARTLGYTERTKTRFDRKLEALAGRPLADFDLAALPQPHPTLVVHDRLDKEVAYAEGAHVADAWPDARLHTTEGLGHQRILRDPDVVAVVTRFIVD, from the coding sequence ATGACCGAGCAGTCCCCCGGCCGTCCCACCAGCGCGGCCCAGGCGGCCCGGCTGCGCGCGATGCGCACGGCGTTCGGCGCGCTGGACAAGGCCGCCCCCGACCTCGCCGCCCGCTGGGCCCTGCGGATCTGGTGCACCCTTCCCACCAACCGGGGCCGACGGCGGGACGAGCGTCCGCGGGACGGCTCGCGATCCACGGTCGCACTGTCCGATGGCCGCACGGTCGCCGTCGAGACGTGGGGCGAGGGCGACCCCGTCTACCTCGCCCACGGCTGGGGCGGGTGGCGCGGGCAGCTCGGCGCGTTCGTCGCCCCGCTGGTCGACGCCGGACGGCGGGTGGTCGGCTTCGACGCCCCCAGCCACGGCGACTCCTCCCCCGGCCGGCTCGGCCCGCACCGCAGCACCGCGGTCGAGGTGGCCGAGGCGCTCGTGGCGGTTGCCGGCGTGCACGGGGAGCCGAGCGCCGTCGTCGCCCACTCGCTGGGCTGCACCACCACGGCGCTGGCGGCCGCGGACGGCCTGCCCGTGGACCGGATCGCGCTCATCGCCCCGAGCCGCGACCTCATGGCGATGACCGACACCCTGGCCCGCACGCTCGGGTACACCGAACGGACCAAGACCCGCTTCGACCGGAAGCTCGAGGCGCTGGCCGGCCGCCCGCTCGCGGACTTCGACCTCGCGGCGCTGCCGCAGCCGCACCCGACCCTCGTGGTCCACGACCGGCTGGACAAGGAGGTCGCGTACGCCGAGGGTGCGCACGTGGCCGATGCCTGGCCGGACGCCCGGCTGCACACCACCGAGGGGCTCGGGCACCAGCGGATCCTGCGCGATCCCGACGTCGTCGCGGTGGTGACGCGTTTCATCGTCGACTAG
- the catA gene encoding catechol 1,2-dioxygenase, whose protein sequence is MNAHVDVPAAAKSGAKATDKFLTKKVTADSSPERVSAILDDTLGALFEVIHKHKVTYAEYDVLKSWLIQVGEDGEWPLWLDVFLEHEIEDVNTAHRKGSKGSIEGPYYVPNAPELPARCTMPMRPDEKGTPLRWTGQVTSVDGTPLGGATVELWHADDDGYYSQFAEGMGIPEWNLRGTIVTDDEGRFEIDTMQPAPYAIPTDGATGQMCLAAAWSPFRPAHLHIKASAPGHEQLTAQLYFQGGVHTDDDIAKAVKPELILAPTPRADGKGSEVHYGFVLDPA, encoded by the coding sequence ATGAACGCACACGTCGACGTCCCCGCGGCCGCCAAGTCCGGCGCCAAGGCCACCGACAAGTTCCTCACCAAGAAGGTCACCGCGGACAGCTCGCCCGAGCGAGTCTCGGCGATCCTCGACGACACCCTCGGCGCGCTCTTCGAGGTGATCCACAAGCACAAGGTCACCTACGCCGAGTACGACGTACTGAAGTCCTGGCTCATCCAGGTCGGCGAGGACGGCGAGTGGCCGCTGTGGCTGGACGTCTTCCTCGAGCACGAGATCGAGGACGTCAACACCGCCCACCGCAAGGGCAGCAAGGGCTCCATCGAGGGCCCGTACTACGTGCCCAACGCCCCCGAGCTGCCTGCACGCTGCACCATGCCGATGCGGCCGGACGAGAAGGGCACCCCGCTACGCTGGACCGGCCAGGTCACCTCTGTCGACGGCACCCCGCTCGGCGGCGCGACGGTCGAGCTGTGGCACGCCGACGACGACGGCTACTACTCCCAGTTCGCCGAGGGCATGGGCATCCCCGAGTGGAACCTGCGCGGCACGATCGTCACCGACGACGAGGGGCGGTTCGAGATCGACACCATGCAGCCGGCCCCGTACGCCATCCCCACCGACGGCGCGACCGGCCAGATGTGCCTCGCCGCGGCCTGGAGCCCGTTCCGCCCCGCGCACCTGCACATCAAGGCCTCCGCGCCCGGGCACGAGCAGCTGACCGCCCAGCTGTACTTCCAGGGCGGGGTGCACACCGACGACGACATCGCCAAGGCGGTCAAGCCCGAGCTCATCTTGGCCCCCACTCCCCGCGCCGACGGCAAGGGCAGCGAGGTCCACTACGGCTTCGTGCTCGACCCGGCGTGA